One region of Mucilaginibacter gotjawali genomic DNA includes:
- a CDS encoding ABC transporter ATP-binding protein: MKLSINNISKRYNKEKYGLKDYTLTIENGILGLLGPNGAGKSTLMKIIATISQPTNGTIELDGHDIQKDPDFIRKMLGYLPQDFGVYANLNAYEFLEYIAAMKGVGGPGLRKRIEALLEGVNLIESARLPIGAYSGGMKQRIGIAQALLNDPKILIFDEPTVGLDPEERMRFRNLIADLAQNSIIILSSHIVSDIETIADEVAIMQSGILIARGTQHEVIKLVEDKVFETLLDNAELSDFKAKNLVVNTSRQKDKVWVRYISNDAASGSKPTPASLEDAYLFITHKNN; encoded by the coding sequence ATGAAACTCAGCATAAACAATATATCCAAACGGTACAATAAGGAAAAGTATGGCCTGAAAGACTATACATTAACCATTGAAAATGGCATCCTGGGCTTATTGGGACCTAATGGCGCAGGCAAATCAACTTTAATGAAGATTATTGCCACCATCAGCCAGCCAACCAACGGCACCATTGAATTAGATGGCCATGATATCCAAAAAGATCCGGATTTTATCCGCAAAATGCTTGGTTACCTGCCGCAGGATTTCGGCGTTTATGCCAACCTGAATGCCTACGAGTTTTTAGAATACATTGCCGCCATGAAAGGTGTTGGCGGCCCCGGATTACGAAAGCGGATTGAAGCATTGCTGGAAGGTGTAAACTTAATTGAAAGTGCCCGGCTACCAATAGGCGCCTACTCAGGGGGAATGAAACAGCGCATCGGTATTGCACAGGCTTTACTTAACGACCCTAAAATTTTAATTTTTGATGAACCGACTGTAGGCCTTGATCCTGAAGAGCGGATGCGTTTCAGAAATCTGATAGCTGACCTGGCGCAAAACAGCATTATTATTTTATCATCACACATTGTATCGGACATTGAAACCATTGCGGATGAGGTAGCCATTATGCAGTCAGGCATACTCATCGCCAGGGGAACACAGCATGAAGTGATCAAACTGGTGGAAGATAAAGTGTTTGAAACGCTGCTTGACAACGCAGAATTGAGCGATTTTAAAGCAAAAAACCTGGTAGTGAATACCAGCCGCCAAAAAGATAAAGTTTGGGTGAGATACATCAGCAACGATGCTGCCAGCGGATCAAAACCGACCCCTGCCTCGCTTGAGGATGCCTACCTTTTTATAACCCATAAAAACAATTAA
- a CDS encoding T9SS type B sorting domain-containing protein, which yields MNSNKRVLSVFLFVLFYFKAGTAFSQTLYIPHPEIRYAVNNPNFFLTAPNISYQTPQAYKVNAAIIPLVPKNTGGAVPPNHYGQVITFAGTGKAGLVNNTGTNASFSAPLGLGADVNGNIYVGDYNNNLIRKITTAAVVTTLAGLPGKYGAKDGPSTIATFELPQGVAVDKNGNVYVADSFNDLIRKITPGGTVSTLAGQANVAGFANGINATFNSPTGVAVDNAGNVYVADQGNNLIRKITPNGNVSTLAGTAGVTGANDGANATFNAPTALTFDNSQNLFVADAGNNLIRAVTLSGNVSTFAGSGMPGANDGQGAAASFNHPTGISTDFYGTLYVADEKNNVVRQISPQGFVSTLAGNGQSGAIDGIAQNATFSYPGSIVADNMGNVYVGDVSTFIIRKIAVTGYKIDKALPAGLTFDATTGIISGTPTVQSPSTNYTITAFNAAGNSSTVVNITVNGNNGALPAPPNITYQTPQTYYVNNAISPLSPTNSGGAVPANVYGQVTTVAGSSALGNHNAVGTKATFGGPAGLVFDRAGNLFISETINNDIRKMDPSGLVSTFAGTGTPGEINGPGNTATFHDPFQLAIDGGQNLYVSDFTNNIIRQITPTAVVSTFAGTGSQGTNNGPKATATFYNPEGLVFDPSGNMYIADRGNSTIRKIDASGQVSTFAVLNGGAPPVTFDAGLAFMAADANGNLYFGNTDQVELNMPASFPKVIAGSGRPGFADGSGTSALFFGPNGITADPIGNIYISDSYNNRIRKVDATGLVKTLAGEGGYGGNNDGVGSSATFFHPLGLAVDPTRNFLFVADKGNNLIRKVTITGYGIDKSLPTGLVFDATTGLISGTPTFSSPPENYTITAYNTGGSSSFVINIQILEISVVFNPIPAKTVCDADFDPGATGGGPITYTSSNQAVATIVAGKVHINGPGVADIVASDGTSQARQTLTVTDAVVPAITISPSSADDCQGNAVTFTTTVTNGGTNPQYQWQVNGQNAGAGTPQFTSYSLNNGDIITCKLTSDAVCVTSATAVSNPVSFVMDPPIATSVKITSSANGPVCAGTAITFNAIAFSPDVHPSYQWQVNGLNVGTDQPAFTTTSLADGSVVTCILLSTGKCIINPSVTSNAIAIALSPPGQCIVTIPNAFTPNGDGINDVWNVSALQSYPGCTISIYNRYGALVYNSVNYPKAWDGTVNGKKLSAGTYYYVIDLKNGKKPIAGSVAILR from the coding sequence ATGAACAGCAATAAGCGTGTTCTTAGCGTATTCCTATTTGTCTTATTTTATTTTAAGGCGGGGACTGCCTTTTCTCAAACGCTGTATATTCCCCATCCTGAAATCAGATATGCCGTAAATAATCCAAACTTCTTTTTAACAGCCCCCAATATCAGCTATCAAACACCACAGGCATATAAGGTAAACGCAGCCATTATTCCATTAGTGCCCAAAAATACCGGCGGCGCAGTACCGCCGAACCACTATGGCCAGGTGATCACTTTTGCCGGTACAGGCAAAGCAGGACTGGTAAACAATACTGGAACAAATGCAAGTTTTTCGGCGCCATTGGGGTTAGGTGCTGATGTAAACGGCAATATTTACGTGGGTGATTATAACAATAACCTGATCAGAAAAATAACAACTGCAGCCGTTGTAACTACGCTGGCGGGGTTGCCCGGAAAGTACGGTGCGAAAGACGGCCCATCAACCATTGCAACATTTGAATTGCCGCAGGGGGTAGCGGTTGATAAAAACGGAAATGTTTACGTGGCCGATTCATTCAACGATCTGATCAGGAAAATAACGCCGGGTGGAACTGTTTCTACCCTGGCCGGGCAGGCTAATGTTGCCGGGTTTGCTAATGGAATTAATGCCACCTTTAATTCGCCAACCGGCGTAGCCGTGGATAATGCAGGCAATGTTTATGTAGCCGACCAGGGAAATAACCTTATCCGTAAGATCACGCCAAATGGTAATGTATCTACATTAGCGGGCACTGCAGGGGTAACAGGGGCCAATGACGGGGCCAACGCAACTTTTAACGCCCCAACCGCATTGACATTTGATAACTCGCAAAATTTGTTTGTGGCCGATGCCGGGAACAACCTGATCAGGGCGGTCACGCTTTCAGGCAACGTCAGTACTTTTGCCGGGAGTGGCATGCCCGGTGCAAATGACGGGCAGGGAGCCGCCGCAAGTTTTAACCACCCGACCGGGATCAGCACCGATTTTTATGGAACTTTATACGTAGCTGATGAGAAAAATAACGTTGTTCGGCAGATTTCTCCCCAGGGTTTTGTTTCAACGCTGGCCGGTAACGGTCAAAGTGGTGCAATTGATGGAATTGCGCAAAACGCCACTTTCAGCTACCCGGGCTCAATAGTTGCGGATAATATGGGTAATGTTTATGTGGGTGATGTAAGTACCTTCATTATCAGAAAAATAGCGGTAACGGGCTATAAAATTGATAAGGCATTGCCGGCCGGTTTAACTTTTGATGCTACCACAGGCATCATCAGTGGCACCCCCACGGTACAGTCTCCATCAACCAATTATACCATTACGGCCTTTAACGCTGCAGGAAATAGCAGCACTGTTGTAAATATTACGGTAAACGGAAACAATGGCGCGCTGCCCGCGCCGCCAAACATTACTTACCAAACACCCCAAACCTATTATGTGAATAACGCGATATCGCCCTTGTCTCCAACTAATTCAGGGGGAGCAGTGCCTGCCAATGTTTACGGGCAGGTTACAACGGTTGCCGGAAGTTCCGCATTGGGTAATCATAATGCGGTGGGTACAAAAGCAACCTTTGGCGGCCCTGCAGGCCTGGTATTTGACCGGGCAGGAAATTTATTTATTTCTGAAACAATCAATAATGATATCCGGAAGATGGACCCATCCGGCTTGGTTTCCACCTTTGCCGGAACCGGTACCCCGGGCGAAATAAACGGCCCCGGCAATACTGCAACATTTCATGACCCATTCCAACTGGCGATAGATGGCGGTCAAAATTTATATGTAAGCGACTTTACGAATAACATCATCAGGCAGATTACCCCAACAGCAGTAGTAAGCACTTTTGCCGGAACAGGCAGCCAGGGAACAAATAACGGGCCTAAGGCAACTGCAACCTTTTATAACCCGGAAGGCCTTGTGTTTGACCCGTCCGGGAATATGTATATTGCCGACAGGGGTAATAGCACTATTAGAAAGATAGATGCCAGCGGGCAAGTAAGCACTTTTGCGGTGTTAAACGGTGGCGCTCCCCCGGTAACTTTTGATGCCGGCCTGGCATTTATGGCGGCAGATGCAAACGGCAATCTTTATTTTGGTAATACCGATCAGGTTGAGTTGAATATGCCCGCCTCCTTTCCAAAAGTTATCGCAGGCAGTGGCAGGCCAGGATTTGCTGACGGTAGCGGAACATCTGCTTTGTTTTTTGGCCCGAACGGAATAACTGCTGACCCCATTGGCAATATTTATATCAGTGATAGCTATAACAACAGGATCAGGAAAGTAGATGCTACCGGGCTGGTGAAAACACTTGCGGGAGAAGGCGGCTATGGTGGCAATAATGATGGCGTTGGTTCTTCTGCTACTTTCTTTCACCCTTTGGGTTTAGCGGTTGATCCCACACGAAATTTTTTATTTGTAGCTGATAAGGGCAATAACCTGATAAGGAAAGTTACTATTACCGGCTATGGCATCGATAAGTCGCTGCCAACTGGCCTGGTCTTCGATGCCACAACTGGTTTAATCAGCGGCACGCCCACTTTCTCGTCTCCGCCCGAAAACTATACCATTACCGCTTATAATACAGGTGGGAGCAGCAGTTTTGTTATTAATATACAGATTCTGGAAATTTCGGTTGTGTTTAACCCAATACCGGCGAAAACTGTTTGCGATGCCGATTTTGACCCTGGCGCTACAGGCGGCGGCCCCATTACCTATACCAGCAGTAACCAGGCAGTGGCTACCATTGTTGCGGGTAAGGTGCACATTAATGGCCCCGGGGTAGCGGATATAGTCGCCAGTGATGGTACGTCGCAGGCAAGGCAAACATTAACCGTAACCGATGCAGTTGTGCCCGCCATTACCATTTCACCATCTTCGGCCGACGATTGCCAGGGAAACGCTGTAACTTTTACAACAACCGTAACCAATGGCGGCACAAACCCTCAATATCAATGGCAGGTTAACGGGCAAAATGCAGGCGCCGGCACACCGCAATTTACCAGTTACAGTTTAAACAATGGCGATATCATCACTTGCAAATTAACCAGCGATGCCGTATGTGTTACCAGCGCAACTGCTGTTTCAAACCCGGTTAGTTTTGTTATGGATCCGCCCATAGCCACATCTGTAAAGATCACTTCATCGGCAAATGGCCCTGTTTGTGCCGGAACGGCAATCACATTTAATGCCATAGCATTTAGCCCGGATGTACACCCATCATACCAATGGCAGGTTAACGGGCTTAATGTGGGAACTGATCAGCCGGCATTTACAACAACCAGCCTGGCAGATGGGAGTGTTGTTACCTGTATTTTATTAAGTACAGGCAAATGCATCATAAACCCTTCAGTTACCTCAAATGCCATAGCTATTGCCCTTAGCCCCCCTGGTCAGTGCATCGTTACTATTCCGAACGCCTTTACCCCTAATGGCGACGGGATAAATGATGTGTGGAATGTGAGCGCATTGCAGTCATATCCAGGTTGTACAATCTCCATTTACAACAGGTATGGTGCGTTGGTTTATAACTCCGTTAACTACCCCAAAGCCTGGGATGGTACCGTTAATGGCAAAAAGCTATCGGCCGGGACTTACTATTATGTTATCGATCTGAAAAACGGGAAAAAACCCATAGCCGGTTCTGTAGCAATTCTTAGATAA
- a CDS encoding glycoside hydrolase family 16 protein — MKILRLTAIACVLIFNIAKAQQSNTKTDTVFFEDFNENTLDRTKWNVEITGNTVNEEQQAYVDSASTLSLVKGAAADGAKNGALLIKAIYHPGYISNENKKYDFLSGRINTQHKMEFTYGTASARMKMTGGAGLWPAFWALGNGEWPDCGEIDIMETVGDPTWFSNALHGPKYFGNTPLTYRYFFPKGTDVSQWHVYSVDWSANSLVFKVDGIVTYSVTRAKVEHYGRYAFDNAKFIILNFALGGGYPNGVNRIKEPYFGISRSTVDIIKAGQAKVLVDWVLVTKKAN; from the coding sequence ATGAAAATTCTCCGTCTCACCGCGATAGCTTGTGTTTTGATATTTAACATAGCTAAAGCACAGCAAAGCAATACTAAAACCGATACTGTTTTTTTTGAAGATTTCAATGAAAACACGCTCGATCGTACAAAATGGAATGTTGAGATTACCGGCAATACAGTAAACGAGGAGCAGCAGGCCTACGTTGATTCAGCAAGTACGCTTTCACTGGTAAAAGGAGCTGCAGCTGATGGTGCCAAAAACGGCGCATTGCTGATCAAAGCGATCTATCATCCCGGTTATATCAGTAATGAAAATAAAAAATACGATTTTTTATCAGGCAGAATCAATACGCAGCATAAAATGGAGTTTACTTACGGTACAGCCTCGGCCCGCATGAAAATGACCGGCGGCGCTGGTTTATGGCCGGCATTTTGGGCATTGGGGAACGGTGAATGGCCCGACTGCGGCGAAATTGATATAATGGAAACCGTTGGCGATCCAACCTGGTTCAGCAATGCACTCCATGGGCCAAAGTATTTCGGTAACACCCCGCTTACATACAGGTACTTTTTTCCAAAGGGCACAGATGTCAGCCAATGGCATGTTTACTCAGTAGACTGGTCGGCCAATAGCCTTGTTTTTAAGGTTGATGGTATCGTCACGTATTCAGTAACGCGTGCTAAGGTTGAACATTATGGTCGTTATGCATTTGACAACGCTAAATTCATCATTCTTAATTTTGCTTTGGGCGGAGGTTATCCAAATGGCGTAAACAGAATAAAGGAACCATATTTTGGCATATCCCGGTCGACTGTTGATATCATAAAAGCCGGGCAGGCAAAAGTATTGGTTGATTGGGTGCTGGTGACAAAAAAAGCAAATTGA